One Cyanobacteria bacterium QS_8_64_29 genomic window, CCCAGATAAGACAGCAGCAACCGCAGTCGCAGCTGCCGGAACTCACCCCGATTGAGGTGGGCGAATGGTTGGGCTTTAGGTGCTTCGCTCGATTGTTTTGAGCCGATACCCCAAACCATAAACGGTTTCGATTGGGTCGGATGGCACGCCGGCCGCTTTGAGCTTGCGCCGCAGTCCTTTGATGTGCGCCTTGACCGTTCCTTCTTCAGGCGGACCATCGACCGTCCAGAGGCGATCGAGAATTTGCGAGCGACTGAGCACTCGCCGACCGTTGCGCAGCAACAGCTCTAGCAGATTGTATTCTTTGGGGGTTAGCGATAGCGGCGTGTCGCCATAGCGAACGTCGCAGCTACTGGGATCGAGCTGAATGCCCTCCCATTCTAAAACTGGAGCTTGACCGGCGCTGCCGCGCCGCAATAGGGCTCGCATTCTTGCAGCTAGGGCTTGCAGCTCGAAGGGCTTAACAACATATTCATCGGCACCTGCATCCAAGCCAATGACCGTATCGGTTGTGGTGTCGCGCGCGGTCAGCATTAAGATAGGGGTCATGTTGCGCTGTGATCGCAGGCTTTGGCAGACCGTTATGCCATCGACCTCTGGCAGCATTATGTCTAAAACAATGAGATCGTAGGCATAGGTGCTAGCCAAACTCAGTCCTTGTTGGCCGTCATAGGCCAAATCGACTGTGTAGTACCGATCGGTAAAGTCTTCTTCAAGTGCTTCGCAAAGCCGTTCGTCATCCTCAATCAGCAAAACTTTCATAACCTGCGAGCCAACACTACACCACTAATAGCAAATGGCTCTTATAGCAAAAACACGTGGATAGTGAACAGATAAATGTGCTTATACTTGAGAGCTTCGATCCCCATTTCGAGAGGCTCCTGGAGTTTCAATCAACAAGCTAGTCCCGTTCACGTTTAGTCTACGACTACTATATCCTTGCGGTTAAATACACAGGATAACAAAATAAAGCAACATCAAAAGCTCGAGCGGCTTTTGATGTTGCCTATGAATTAGCGATCTAGGTTGGTCCTTAAATGGGAGAGCTACCGATTGGCGCTTAGTATGGCCCCCCATGTTTCTGGGCCAACAATTCCATCAACCTGAAGATCCCGGGCTTTTTGAAATTCCCGAACGGCCGATGCGGTTTGATCGCCGTACTGACCGTCAACGCTTCCGTCCAAATAACCGTTCGATTTGAGGAACGCTTGAACGTTTTTAACGGCCTCACCATTACTGCCATTCGTTATACCAATTTGAGCAGCAGATGCACGCTTGCCAAACAGCATGACTCCCATATTGAGGGAGTTCCAGAGATCGCAATCTAGTGCACAAGCCACGAGAA contains:
- a CDS encoding DNA-binding response regulator, which produces MKVLLIEDDERLCEALEEDFTDRYYTVDLAYDGQQGLSLASTYAYDLIVLDIMLPEVDGITVCQSLRSQRNMTPILMLTARDTTTDTVIGLDAGADEYVVKPFELQALAARMRALLRRGSAGQAPVLEWEGIQLDPSSCDVRYGDTPLSLTPKEYNLLELLLRNGRRVLSRSQILDRLWTVDGPPEEGTVKAHIKGLRRKLKAAGVPSDPIETVYGLGYRLKTIERST